The following are from one region of the Deltaproteobacteria bacterium genome:
- a CDS encoding glycosyltransferase family 1 protein — protein sequence MAAMNNERNLAHWGIISTRLAGTDGVSLEAEKWATVFEKHGFTCFYFAGELERPPERSYLAEEAHFTHPEIVDIQRQCFGTTTRHHSVTRQIHRLAYKLKEHLYNFIEKFDIGLLLVENALTIPMNIPLGLALTELIAETNITTVAHHHDFYWERDRFLINSVSDYLNMAFPANLPSIRHVVINSYANEQLSFRTGISARVAPNIMDFDNPPPPPDDYSSDVRQALGIKDDELFILQPTRIVHRKGIEHAIELVCRLGMKAKLVISHDAGDEGYEYQRR from the coding sequence ATGGCTGCAATGAATAATGAGCGCAACCTGGCGCACTGGGGAATAATTTCAACCAGGCTTGCTGGAACGGACGGGGTTTCCCTGGAGGCGGAAAAATGGGCCACTGTTTTCGAAAAGCATGGCTTCACCTGCTTCTATTTTGCCGGAGAACTGGAGCGGCCTCCAGAAAGGTCATATCTGGCCGAGGAGGCTCACTTCACTCACCCGGAGATAGTGGATATCCAGAGGCAATGCTTCGGCACAACCACACGTCACCACTCTGTGACTCGCCAGATACATCGACTTGCCTATAAGCTCAAAGAACACCTTTACAATTTCATCGAAAAATTCGACATAGGTCTACTTCTAGTAGAAAATGCTCTGACTATTCCGATGAATATTCCCCTCGGTCTGGCTCTCACGGAACTGATAGCTGAAACAAATATAACCACGGTGGCTCATCATCACGACTTCTACTGGGAAAGGGACCGCTTCCTGATAAACAGTGTCTCCGATTACCTCAATATGGCCTTTCCTGCAAACCTGCCATCAATTCGTCATGTGGTGATCAATTCCTATGCAAATGAGCAGCTCTCTTTTCGCACCGGTATTTCAGCACGGGTTGCACCGAACATAATGGATTTCGACAATCCCCCGCCACCTCCAGATGATTATTCTTCTGACGTGCGGCAGGCCCTGGGAATAAAGGATGACGAGCTCTTTATATTGCAGCCTACCAGGATCGTCCACCGCAAGGGTATTGAACATGCCATCGAACTGGTTTGCAGGCTGGGGATGAAAGCCAAGCTTGTTATTTCCCACGATGCCGGCGATGAAGGCTACGAATACCAGAGGCGG
- the pyk gene encoding pyruvate kinase: MRLPANKTKIVCTIGPASESVEVLKQLIEAGMNIARINFSHADFDSHEKVIANIRTAARATGRRVAIMGDLPGPKMRIGQLAEEPVQLNPGDPLTLTSEEILGSKERVSMSFPRLPQVVKAGDTLFLNDGLIQLEVEKAVGTEVHCRVVVGGELRSRKGLNLPDIDLGIGAFTERDQQCLRFAMEKGVDAISQSFVESAADIRAVRQAAASLGHEPFIIAKLERSSAREHLDGILDAADGIMVARGDLGVEIPIEWIAVAQKEIIRRANLLGKPVITATQMLESMTDNRRPTRAEATDVANAILDGTDCVMLSEESAMGKYPVDAAAMLAKIAAATEPTRPGHKVREILRTFDGKVDFSMRDLLTLSVETLIDRVAPALVLVPSISGATARSITRFRLPVWIAAVSTREKVCQQLMFSYGIWPVHEPEQPDDWKGYARNWLQSAELQGNLVVLSTGPSPKYPEANHRIEIIDLNR; encoded by the coding sequence ATGAGGCTTCCTGCTAACAAGACAAAGATTGTTTGCACCATAGGGCCTGCTTCCGAATCTGTTGAAGTGTTGAAACAGTTGATTGAGGCGGGCATGAATATTGCCCGCATCAATTTCTCCCACGCTGATTTCGACAGCCATGAGAAAGTCATTGCCAATATCCGTACTGCGGCCCGCGCCACCGGCCGGCGGGTGGCCATTATGGGCGATCTTCCAGGGCCTAAAATGCGCATCGGTCAACTGGCTGAAGAGCCTGTGCAATTGAATCCTGGCGACCCTCTCACTTTGACAAGTGAAGAGATCCTCGGCAGCAAGGAACGAGTTTCCATGAGTTTTCCCAGACTGCCGCAGGTAGTCAAAGCGGGAGATACCCTTTTTCTCAATGACGGTCTCATTCAGCTCGAGGTGGAAAAGGCGGTCGGAACAGAGGTTCACTGCCGTGTTGTTGTGGGAGGTGAACTGCGCTCCCGCAAGGGGCTCAATCTGCCGGACATTGATCTCGGCATCGGCGCCTTTACCGAGCGTGATCAGCAGTGTCTGAGATTTGCCATGGAAAAGGGGGTAGATGCGATAAGCCAGTCATTTGTAGAGTCTGCGGCGGACATACGTGCTGTTCGCCAGGCAGCCGCCTCTCTCGGACACGAGCCGTTCATCATTGCCAAGCTGGAAAGATCCAGCGCTCGCGAGCATTTGGACGGCATCCTGGACGCTGCGGACGGGATCATGGTGGCGCGCGGCGACCTGGGGGTGGAAATCCCCATAGAGTGGATCGCTGTTGCCCAAAAAGAGATCATCAGGCGGGCAAACCTGCTGGGCAAGCCGGTAATCACCGCCACGCAGATGTTGGAGTCCATGACCGACAACCGGCGTCCCACCAGGGCAGAAGCCACTGATGTGGCCAATGCCATCCTCGACGGCACGGACTGCGTCATGCTCTCAGAAGAGTCGGCCATGGGAAAATATCCGGTTGATGCTGCTGCCATGCTGGCCAAGATTGCCGCAGCTACCGAACCGACTCGTCCAGGCCACAAAGTGCGCGAAATTCTCAGAACCTTCGACGGCAAAGTCGATTTCAGCATGCGGGACCTTCTTACCCTGAGTGTAGAAACTCTGATAGACCGAGTTGCACCCGCCTTGGTGCTGGTGCCGAGCATCAGTGGTGCGACAGCCAGGAGCATCACCCGTTTCAGGCTGCCAGTCTGGATAGCAGCTGTCAGCACCAGGGAAAAGGTTTGTCAGCAGCTGATGTTCTCTTATGGCATCTGGCCGGTGCACGAGCCGGAGCAGCCAGACGACTGGAAGGGGTACGCTCGCAACTGGCTGCAGTCGGCTGAGCTGCAGGGCAATCTCGTGGTGCTGTCTACCGGGCCTTCGCCGAAATATCCCGAAGCCAATCACCGTATCGAAATAATTGATCTGAATCGTTAG
- a CDS encoding aldehyde ferredoxin oxidoreductase has translation MSRDYFRVLVVNLATGKGKVVKMDGRDRHLGGSGLAAALFKKYGHVDKAWTEPSQPLIFTIGPLTGYFPLMSKTVCSFKSPYHDQYAESHAGGRSALSLRFAGYDGLVIIGRAPALSCLIIGSRQLELKDVHYMKGIDLQKSGKMLRKMIGGAGHRSILRIGPAGENLLPMACITVDTYRHFGRLGGGAVMGAKNLKAVAILGDGIFDLPEGKTYRNLFEAVYQQLTTTDMMDKYHNLGTPVNVAILNGLKALPIRNLQQTTDPDIEGISGETFANDTLLRNTACAGCPVGCIHIGFVREKFMEPNQYLYRQISYDHEPIFATGSMLGMTNAFKVLAIIDMVEKMGLDVMSAGVALAWATEALARGVISEKETLVPLKFGDADGYKEAILHLGSMSNDFYRLLGQGTMKAVEHYGGEDFACVLGQEMAGYATGEVFFTSQALGFRHSHLDAGGYSYDQKQKDKDPQKAVEFLLKDEQGRVLLTSMVSCLFAREIYKEQLLAECLNCLGYRYLADNMNEVAQHIQKMRWQLRLASGFDPRGVKIPKRFKEIITWKGEIDENYLNTLQKEYGKRIVELGRAEED, from the coding sequence ATGAGCAGAGACTATTTCAGAGTGCTCGTGGTGAACCTTGCCACAGGCAAAGGCAAGGTGGTCAAGATGGATGGTCGGGATAGACACCTGGGTGGCAGCGGCCTGGCTGCAGCTCTCTTCAAGAAATACGGTCATGTTGACAAGGCCTGGACCGAGCCGTCGCAGCCTCTTATTTTCACCATCGGACCGCTCACCGGATATTTTCCTCTTATGAGCAAGACCGTGTGCAGTTTCAAGTCGCCCTATCATGATCAGTATGCCGAAAGTCACGCTGGCGGCCGTTCGGCCCTTTCTCTTCGCTTTGCCGGCTACGACGGCCTGGTCATTATTGGCAGGGCCCCGGCATTGAGCTGTCTAATAATTGGCTCCCGGCAACTGGAGCTCAAAGATGTGCATTACATGAAGGGGATTGACCTGCAAAAATCCGGCAAGATGCTTCGTAAAATGATTGGCGGCGCCGGCCACCGGTCCATTCTGCGCATAGGTCCCGCAGGCGAGAACCTTCTGCCCATGGCCTGCATCACTGTGGATACCTACCGCCATTTCGGCAGACTCGGCGGCGGTGCTGTGATGGGAGCAAAGAATCTCAAGGCCGTGGCCATTCTGGGAGATGGTATCTTCGATCTCCCGGAAGGTAAGACGTACAGGAATCTCTTCGAAGCAGTCTATCAGCAGCTTACTACCACCGACATGATGGATAAGTATCATAATCTGGGCACTCCAGTGAACGTGGCTATTCTCAACGGACTGAAGGCCCTGCCAATCAGAAATCTCCAGCAGACCACCGATCCTGACATCGAAGGCATCAGCGGTGAAACCTTTGCCAATGATACTTTGCTGCGCAACACCGCCTGCGCCGGTTGCCCTGTGGGCTGCATACACATCGGCTTTGTGCGAGAAAAATTCATGGAACCCAATCAGTATCTCTACCGGCAGATCTCCTATGACCACGAGCCTATCTTTGCCACAGGTTCAATGCTGGGGATGACCAATGCGTTCAAGGTGCTTGCCATTATTGACATGGTGGAAAAGATGGGACTGGACGTGATGTCAGCGGGAGTCGCCCTGGCCTGGGCCACAGAGGCGCTGGCAAGGGGTGTCATTTCGGAGAAAGAAACGCTGGTTCCCTTGAAATTTGGTGATGCCGACGGTTACAAGGAGGCTATACTCCATCTTGGCTCAATGAGCAACGATTTCTACCGACTCCTCGGCCAGGGAACCATGAAAGCGGTGGAACACTATGGTGGAGAAGATTTCGCCTGCGTCCTCGGTCAAGAGATGGCTGGCTACGCTACCGGTGAGGTCTTTTTTACCTCGCAGGCACTGGGTTTCAGGCATTCCCACCTGGATGCGGGCGGCTATTCATATGATCAGAAGCAGAAAGACAAGGATCCTCAAAAAGCGGTGGAGTTCTTGCTGAAGGACGAACAGGGGCGAGTTCTGTTGACATCAATGGTTTCCTGCCTTTTTGCCCGGGAAATTTACAAGGAACAACTGCTGGCCGAGTGTTTGAATTGCCTGGGTTACAGGTATTTGGCCGACAATATGAATGAGGTGGCCCAGCATATCCAAAAGATGCGCTGGCAGCTCCGGTTGGCCAGCGGTTTTGACCCCAGGGGCGTGAAGATTCCAAAAAGATTCAAAGAAATAATCACCTGGAAAGGCGAGATCGACGAGAATTATCTCAACACTCTTCAAAAGGAGTACGGTAAACGGATTGTCGAACTGGGCAGAGCAGAAGAGGATTAA
- a CDS encoding 4Fe-4S binding protein produces MKKAKILTTPHMERCIGCHSCSLACARLVYKKLSWDTAGIRIVSSGGLSTGFEAKSCLACDPAPCALACPTGAFSQRRGGGVLVKRKLCIQCGDCAEACPVDAIYLAPTWEPFVCIHCGQCVAFCPHHCLEMVEMSLGAAPAAEGKEVAS; encoded by the coding sequence ATGAAAAAAGCTAAAATTCTGACAACTCCTCATATGGAGCGCTGCATCGGCTGCCACTCCTGTTCGTTGGCCTGCGCTCGGCTGGTGTACAAAAAATTGTCCTGGGATACGGCCGGCATCCGCATTGTCTCTTCCGGTGGTCTGTCCACAGGCTTCGAGGCCAAGTCATGTCTGGCCTGTGATCCGGCGCCCTGCGCCCTTGCCTGCCCCACCGGGGCTTTTTCCCAGCGTCGGGGTGGAGGTGTGCTCGTCAAGAGGAAACTGTGCATCCAGTGCGGCGATTGCGCTGAGGCCTGTCCTGTCGATGCCATTTATCTTGCCCCTACTTGGGAGCCGTTCGTCTGCATCCACTGCGGTCAGTGTGTAGCATTCTGCCCCCATCATTGCCTGGAAATGGTGGAGATGTCGCTAGGGGCTGCCCCTGCTGCAGAGGGGAAGGAGGTGGCTTCATGA
- the fdhF gene encoding formate dehydrogenase subunit alpha, producing the protein MLEQIHIICPYCGVGCNLELELDDKGVPVKSRASGRNKTVNDKYLCVKGLSIHELVSSQERLTHPLVRRHGTLEKAAWEEAIDQAAESLQRVMKTYGRESVGMLASSKVLNEEIYLSQKFQRVVIGNNNLDNCARLCHGPSEVALKKQLGYGAVSTFYRDGMATETIVIVGAHTSTTHPIIWQRLKKRASKGEISLVLVDPRTTGLAKYAQVHLKVKPGADIFWLKALSKIIYLQGWHDERFCRERTIGFEAMQKALEEVDIDSACEMAGIFREDLHRAAELIHGRKTIFLWGMGLTQHAHGTDNVSALIDLALLTGNVGREGCGVAPLRGQNNVQGACDLGAMPNLLPGHMLLDDEAARIHLGAIWGCEVPGKPGLAAPEMIHEIASGKIRALYVVGENPVMSEPQSTFVSWMMDRLELLIVQDVFLTETAKHANIVLPAAMIGEKEGTFTNASRRIQHTSAGLRPPGEARADWLIFQNIARAMGYDWQYGSTEVIWEEIRRAAPIFAGVTYGRLQEMEGICWPCYHESHPGTPGLYDDGFAFSDRRARFIPPSLPRSLIKPTQDYPLVLITGRLLAHFNTGEMSRRSKRLMKVAPRSFVEMHPEDADRAGLSAGESLRLTSPYGSVLSELKVTDKIAPGYVFMPIHYETPNVNTLMSAVPLDPQARMPALKVIPVKIERYVC; encoded by the coding sequence ATGCTGGAACAAATTCACATCATCTGTCCTTACTGCGGGGTGGGTTGCAATCTGGAGTTGGAGCTCGACGACAAAGGCGTTCCCGTGAAAAGCAGGGCCTCGGGTAGAAACAAGACGGTCAACGACAAGTACCTTTGCGTCAAGGGCCTCTCCATCCATGAACTTGTGAGCAGTCAAGAACGACTTACTCATCCCCTTGTGCGCCGCCATGGCACTCTAGAGAAAGCTGCCTGGGAAGAAGCCATCGACCAGGCAGCCGAGAGTTTACAAAGGGTTATGAAAACTTACGGCCGGGAAAGCGTGGGAATGCTTGCCAGCAGCAAGGTTCTCAATGAAGAAATCTATCTCAGCCAGAAGTTTCAGCGGGTTGTAATTGGCAATAACAACCTGGACAACTGTGCTCGCCTCTGTCACGGACCCTCAGAGGTGGCGCTCAAGAAGCAGCTGGGATATGGAGCAGTCAGCACCTTTTACAGGGACGGCATGGCCACGGAAACCATAGTGATAGTGGGGGCTCACACCAGTACCACTCATCCGATTATCTGGCAGCGACTCAAAAAGAGGGCCAGTAAAGGAGAAATTAGCCTTGTTCTGGTGGACCCCCGGACCACAGGCCTGGCAAAATACGCCCAGGTTCATCTCAAGGTGAAACCGGGTGCGGATATCTTTTGGCTGAAGGCTCTTAGCAAGATAATCTATTTGCAGGGCTGGCACGATGAGAGGTTCTGCCGAGAGCGTACCATTGGCTTCGAGGCTATGCAGAAAGCTCTGGAAGAGGTCGATATAGACTCTGCCTGCGAAATGGCAGGAATTTTTCGAGAGGATCTGCACAGAGCAGCTGAACTGATCCACGGCAGAAAAACTATTTTCTTGTGGGGTATGGGGCTGACACAACATGCTCATGGTACGGACAATGTGTCTGCCCTCATAGACCTGGCCCTATTAACCGGCAATGTTGGCAGGGAAGGCTGCGGCGTGGCTCCTCTGCGGGGACAGAATAATGTCCAGGGCGCCTGTGACCTGGGGGCAATGCCCAATCTTCTTCCCGGACACATGCTTCTTGATGACGAGGCGGCCAGGATTCACCTGGGAGCCATATGGGGATGCGAGGTGCCAGGCAAGCCTGGTCTTGCTGCTCCGGAAATGATCCATGAAATTGCATCCGGCAAGATACGCGCCCTTTATGTAGTGGGTGAGAATCCTGTGATGTCGGAGCCCCAGTCCACTTTCGTTTCCTGGATGATGGATCGCTTGGAGCTCCTTATCGTTCAGGACGTATTCCTTACGGAAACCGCCAAACATGCAAACATTGTACTGCCGGCTGCTATGATAGGGGAGAAGGAGGGAACTTTTACTAACGCCAGCAGGAGAATTCAGCACACCTCCGCAGGGCTCAGACCTCCGGGCGAAGCCAGAGCGGACTGGCTGATATTTCAGAATATTGCCAGAGCCATGGGATATGACTGGCAATACGGCTCAACCGAAGTAATCTGGGAAGAGATACGCCGGGCCGCACCCATTTTCGCGGGGGTGACCTACGGCAGGTTGCAGGAAATGGAAGGAATTTGCTGGCCATGCTACCATGAATCTCATCCCGGTACGCCAGGATTGTACGATGATGGTTTTGCCTTCAGCGACAGACGGGCAAGGTTTATTCCCCCATCTCTTCCCAGAAGCTTGATAAAACCAACGCAGGACTATCCTCTGGTGCTCATTACTGGTCGGCTGCTCGCTCACTTCAACACAGGTGAGATGTCACGGCGCTCCAAGAGACTCATGAAGGTCGCCCCCAGGTCATTTGTGGAGATGCACCCTGAGGATGCTGATCGGGCAGGTCTGTCTGCAGGAGAGTCGTTGCGCCTTACCAGTCCGTATGGAAGCGTCTTGTCCGAACTGAAAGTTACTGATAAGATAGCGCCAGGATATGTTTTTATGCCTATCCACTACGAGACCCCTAACGTTAACACACTGATGAGCGCCGTGCCTCTGGATCCCCAAGCACGAATGCCGGCCCTAAAGGTGATTCCGGTAAAGATCGAACGGTACGTCTGTTGA